The following is a genomic window from Candidatus Methylomirabilota bacterium.
TGGCTGATCGAGCGAGCGAGAGCCGAGGTGATGGTCAAGACAGGAGTGGCGCTTGGACTGGAGATTCAGATCGTCGGATCACCCACCGCGGGCTGAGGACAGTGTCGGGTTTCGTCCGAATCGCCGCTTCCTGAGACTGGTATCGCCGAGATCAGGATGGCGGAGGCGACGCGTGGCTCGCATAGGCTCGCGGTCCGGTTCGCGCCTGAGACGAGGCGTATGGACGACCATCTTCTCTGTATTGCTGGTCGTGCTGGGATGGCTGGTCTGGCAGCAGGTTCCACACTCCATACCCATGCGCTATTTTCGAATCAATGGTCTCATCGTTGAAGGCAACCGCCGGGTACCTGCGGCGGCGATCATTGAGAGCTTGGGCCTGGCGTCTGATGCGAGCATTCTGGAGATCGATTTGCGGGCGCTCGCGGCGGCCGTCTTGCGTAATCCCTGGATCAAAACGGCCAGGGTGAGCAGGCGCCTTCCGGCAACCTTGCAGGTTCACGTATCGGAGCGCGTGCCACACGCCGTTGTGGTAGCCGATCGCGCCTACCTTGTCAGTGAGGATGGGCTGATCCTGCAGGAGGCGTCATCGGCGGAGATGTCGGACCTTCCGCTTCTAAGGCTTTACGCCGACCACCCGCTCGGGATGGGAGAGCGGATTGATCCCGTTCGCGTCGAACAGGGGATACGTCTGTGGCAGCGGTTTCATGAGGGCGCCTTGGGACCGGATGTGCAGGCGAGGGAGATCCAATTGAAAGGCGACGGGAGCTACACCGTCCTGCTGGGCCCGGGGTTGCCGTACCTGTATTTTGGAGAGGAAGATGGCGTGCAGCGGCAGTTAGATCGATTGGCGCGGGTACTTGAGACACGTAGGGCCACCCTGCGCGAGTTGGAATATGCCGATTTCCGGTTTGCCGATAAGGTGATCGTGAAGCCGCTTTCAAAGGGGAGCGTATGACCGGAAAGGGCGAACTCGTGGCAGGGCTCGACATCGGTACGACCAAGATCTGCGTTATCGTCGCTGAAGTAACGGAAAACGGAGTCGAAATCGTCGGATGCGGGATCAGTCCATCGCAGGGCCTGAAGAAGGGTGTCGTCGTCAACATCGATGTGACCGTTGAGTCGATCCGACAAGCGGTCGAGGCAGCGGAGGCGATGGCGGGAGTCGCCCTGGATTCCGCATTTGTGGGGATTGCCGGAAGCCACATCAAGGGGATCAACAGCCGGGGGGTCGTCGCCATCTCCGGCAAGAACCAGGAGGTGACGCAGGCTGACGTCGATCGGGTCATCGAGGCGGCTAAGGCTATCACGCTGCCCGCCGATCGCCGAGTGATTCACATCATTCCTCAGGAGTTTATCATCGACGACCAAGGAGGGGTAAGAGAACCGGTCGGGATGAGCGGCTGCCGGCTTGAGGCCGAGATCCATATCGTGACGGGCGCCATCGCCTCGGCAGAAAACATCATCAAGTGT
Proteins encoded in this region:
- a CDS encoding FtsQ-type POTRA domain-containing protein; this encodes MFSVLLVVLGWLVWQQVPHSIPMRYFRINGLIVEGNRRVPAAAIIESLGLASDASILEIDLRALAAAVLRNPWIKTARVSRRLPATLQVHVSERVPHAVVVADRAYLVSEDGLILQEASSAEMSDLPLLRLYADHPLGMGERIDPVRVEQGIRLWQRFHEGALGPDVQAREIQLKGDGSYTVLLGPGLPYLYFGEEDGVQRQLDRLARVLETRRATLRELEYADFRFADKVIVKPLSKGSV